From the genome of Psychroserpens ponticola, one region includes:
- a CDS encoding mevalonate kinase family protein — MKGPLFYSKILLFGEYGIIKDSKGLSIPYNFYNGALKTDENPSQEAINSNESLKKFVSYLKEINEELVTFDIEVLAQDVKAGMYFDSSIPQGYGVGSSGALVAAIYDKYAHDKITVLENLTREKLLKLKVIFSEMESFFHGKSSGLDPLNSYLSIPILINSKDNIEATGIPAQQSEGKGAVFLLDSGITGETAPMVHIFMENMKQEGFRSMLKDQFIKHTDACVDDFLKGDVKSLFKNTKQLSKVVLNHFKPMIPQQFHELWKKGIETNEYYLKLCGSGGGGYILGFTEDITVAQKSLKDYKLEVVYNF; from the coding sequence ATGAAAGGACCTCTTTTTTACTCAAAAATCTTACTCTTCGGAGAATATGGAATCATCAAAGATTCTAAAGGGTTATCTATTCCTTATAACTTTTATAATGGCGCTTTGAAGACAGATGAAAATCCGTCTCAAGAGGCTATAAATTCTAATGAAAGTTTAAAGAAATTTGTGTCTTATCTAAAAGAGATAAATGAAGAATTAGTGACTTTCGATATCGAGGTTTTAGCTCAAGATGTTAAGGCTGGAATGTATTTCGATTCGTCCATTCCTCAAGGTTATGGTGTTGGAAGTAGTGGTGCTTTAGTCGCTGCAATTTATGATAAATATGCGCATGATAAAATCACAGTTTTAGAAAATTTAACAAGAGAAAAGTTATTAAAACTAAAAGTGATTTTTTCTGAAATGGAATCGTTTTTCCACGGAAAATCTTCAGGTCTCGATCCATTAAATAGCTATTTAAGCATTCCTATTTTAATAAATTCTAAAGATAATATTGAAGCAACTGGAATTCCTGCACAACAAAGTGAAGGAAAAGGTGCTGTGTTTTTATTAGATTCAGGCATCACTGGAGAAACAGCTCCTATGGTTCATATTTTTATGGAAAATATGAAACAGGAAGGATTTAGAAGCATGCTTAAGGATCAGTTTATCAAACATACAGATGCTTGTGTTGATGATTTTTTAAAAGGTGATGTGAAGTCGCTTTTCAAAAACACAAAGCAATTGTCTAAAGTAGTGTTGAATCATTTTAAACCTATGATTCCACAACAGTTTCATGAACTTTGGAAAAAAGGAATTGAAACCAATGAGTACTACCTGAAATTATGTGGTTCAGGAGGTGGAGGTTATATCCTAGGATTCACTGAAGATATTACTGTTGCTCAAAAATCACTTAAAGACTACAAATTAGAAGTGGTTTACAACTTCTAA